In Pangasianodon hypophthalmus isolate fPanHyp1 chromosome 1, fPanHyp1.pri, whole genome shotgun sequence, the genomic window TGCTTTGTTATTGTTCACTAGTCTGGAAAGGAATGGGCTGATAAACTAAAGtgagaaatgaaatgttatCCTTACTGGAAAATGCTGAGAGTTACCACACCCATAACTACAGTAGTGTAGGTGTATTACAACATAGCTCACCAGAGCTGATGAAACTTCATCATGATGAAGCAGATGACACACCCAGTATTTACCAGCTAGTGTACTTCATCTAAAAGTTTACATTAGaagagtttttttaatgtactagGCACAAAATGAtagattattattacaattaataacattattattattattgtgtttattttccacTTATTTTTTATTGAGGTTGTCATAGTTTTTATAATTCTTGCtgttcttgtttttgtgtgtgtgtgtgtgtgtgtgtgtgtgtgtgtgtgtgtgtgtttttaaggtGTGTAGGAAAAAAATACCAGATAAGAGAGAAGTGCTACATTTCAAGTGGGATATGGTTTGGTAGTTACCTAGTCACCTTGAATAGTGGATCAAAATAGAATAATATAAGGACGTGCATTACTCAGCATTTTAGCTTTGTCCATTGTAGAAGCATTACATGGTTGTGTATTAgaacaaactttaaaaatgtcactgtgTTTCCTAGTGAACCTGTTCTCCAAGAATGTTGTCCGCAATTGACAGTCATGGAAACAGCCCACATGGAGAACACTTGGTATGCAAAGTGTACAGTTTGGAAGTGAGCTAGTATTTGCCTTTAATGAGAAGGAAGTAAAAAGACTTCCAGTAGAATTAACAGCAAAGAGTCCCTTAATTAACTGGCATGAATGCAGTCTCAGTTCACATTTTTAGCAAGTAGCCTAACTATTCTGTTCCACATCTGTGAGGAGTACAATTAATTACATGTGCATACAGTTTATTAGTGCTGGTGATGGTTTGTTGTCAAGGAATGTGACTGCTAGCAAAGATTTACTGcagtttattttggtttaagaTTTGTGCTTGCACCTTAACTGGAAACTTGGTCTGGTGTGATATTTGTAGAGATATTTAAATCAGTCATTCATATTGATTTAGTTGCCTACAttgtctttttatattttaaaattgtaaccAAAGGCTGCTGAGACATATATTGTCACACAGTGTCAGAGTTGATTTAGTTTGACCTTGGGTTTTGGTAAATTGATGCCACTGAATGTCACTAGAGTGGTTCAGTGGAAGAACACACATTCCTCTTTTCCTGTGAAACCTTGAAGTAGGAAAGACACAACATAATGAATGGCCATGAAGCTATAAATTTTGTAGTGCACAGGAATACAAATACTCACTCCAAACAAAAACAGCATGGGACGGTATTAAGGAATTCATTCTACAATAGGTTTTCACAAAAGTCTACACTACTTGCTACACGGATGAAAAGAATTGCTAACTATAAGTAATGTATTATTGTGGGAGAAAACAGACAATGTCATTGATTTTCACCTCAGTAAGGACTATCCACTAGATTTGGAATTTGCAGGCAAAAATGCCCCTCTGAGCTGCCTCATAGAAATGTTGTCTGACGGTTGATTTAGCTAATACCCACCTTCCTACGAGACCCTGCTGTGTGAGCTGCCTGCCTCACTGCATTATGGGAGCAGCCTCCTCTATTGTTAAACATGTGCTCCTAAGCAAGGTCAGTCTGATTGTGAACATTAGACTTCACACTGGGCTTGATACTGTGGAGCATGTGAAGCAGTGAAGCACAGAGCCAGGTAGGAATCTTTCTCTTCTGCATGATAACACTTTATACAGTTCACATAACACTTCAGGAATGTTTGCTTAAGCAGTAGTTGTAAGGGATGGATGTTAAACATGCAGTTTGAACACTCAATTATACCAAATTGCAAGataattttagttattttagttTCATTCATATTACTGACAAAGGATAAGGATTCTTTTAAGTATTTGacttgaaatatatatatatatatatatatatatatatatatatatatatatatatatatatatatatatatatatatatatatttgctccTTACTACatagtgggggaaaaaagtttagAACCACACTATATATTCTCCCCTTGCATGGCCTCTAATTACATAATGAAAAATTCCTAGTAATTAAAAAATTCCAAAttacataatgaaaaaaaaaaacctcaatcctttgtcttgtgtgttttcttttcatgctgAACTAACCTCCCCAAACAGGGTTTTTAGGTTGATGGTGTTCTTattccctgacctagtgaacaagcatgaggatatgtttttgacaGAGACTACAATCACTCTGGATTATGGCATCTGTAAAAATGCTATGAAATGCATAATGTTTTGTTCAGTACATTGTTATATAACGTTTATTTGTGCCACAGTTTCAACCAATCTAGCCAAGAAGCCAGTgcttctttaagaaaaaaatgagattttaaGTGGCTATTTAACCTACACACATTTtgcagtattttaaaatatgagaAGGTAGTGTGCATCCATGTGTAGAACAGAAGCAATAtgcataattaaattaaatgaatcatttttttaaaaaattatttgtaaatgtcCACATAATTGCAGAAAAAGTCCCTTtttgcatatacatatacagtatatttagccatgcttaaaataaaaaaaaaattaataaaatgtttctatataaTCTGTTTATAACAATGCTCAAAGATTGTACAGATTGTAGTCAGATTTTTAGTAATTGGCTTATGTTATGCAAAATGGATCgtcagcatgattttttttttataatgatttaGTGTTTTCACAAGACGAGTTATGTTAGAAAagaattacaaaataatactgAACTCTTGTCCTTGTTTATGTGTCTGTCCTGTGTCTTCTTTTATCTTATCATGTTCCTATTATCCTCCCGAGGTATCACTAGTTAAGTAATCAGATCTTCATGGCAGCTAAATGAAGGACATTTTAGgcacattaattattaatggttAAGTATCTTGGAGGACCTTCTTACACCAGCAAAATGTCCtgaataaagtaaatgaacaaGTAATCAGATGTTTGTGACAGCAAAATGAAGGGCATTTTAAGGACATAGATTTTAACTTTATGTCAGGATTAAGTAGGAGTAGAAGGAATTATCTCAAAAACACATACTCGTATACTGTTGATGGTCCAACAGgaaaatggcattaaaaaaaacaaagctacaATTTTAAGTAAAAGAGATGGGCAGCTGTATTGCTCCTTCACAATGTTTTACACACTTCCTGGTTGTGGAAAATCACAAGCCTGAGCAGGGAATGGAGGAGGAGTGGATGAGGAATGGAGGAGGTGCCTTCTTACATCATGAGTCCACCTCCTCCCTGATCTCTTTTTCATCATGGCTGACGGAGTGGGCTGAGCACATGGCTGTGTCTTCCATTGGGTTAGAGGGTGAGAGTGTGCTACACAGGAAGCTTGCGCCTGCGCACTGTCTCCACAGTCAGTTGAACagcgagacagagagtgtgtaagCGCCCACATGCCGGATGATGTAACTAGAAGCACCTTATTTAGAATGTGTTGAATTCAATCACAAAGTCAGTTGGCTATAACAGCATAAGGTAGGTTATGTGGCTCTCTGTATATGTAATGATGCATTGTATTTTTAGAATGTAAAAGGGCATCCAAGGACACTCAGGACCTAAATCTCCTTATTCTGCTAAAGATGGCTGTAGATGATCGTTGTACATTATATGAATGGAAGGAGGAAGTAAATGTGAATAGATgagtagagaaagaaaaagaggaggaagTGTTTAGATCTCCCTAAAGGGTCTTGTTTCCTTGCAAGTTTCCTTATAATGTAGTATTAATAATGTAGTAAGTGATTACTGTGTGTTGTTGGTCAGGTGTAGGTCAGTGGGATTGTAGGGGAAAGGTTGTGTGACCTCTGCCTGACCCACCGTGTAACCCTTATAACATGTTCAAACAGCATGCTAAGTGATGAGACTCGTATTATAGCTGtgattttaaagataaaaagtgTCTAAAATTGTTCAAAATTCATCATGTTCTCTTTTACACTGAAGTTGTTAACATGTTTAACTCAGTTGTTCATCATGACACAGCAAGTGTTTTTGACTGTATCTCTTGTGTACCTAGAGAGCACACTTTTCTTTGGATAGTTGTGGGATCTTAACTTCCTAAATGGGTTCTACTTTGAATCCTCTCTGGAAACACTCTGTTGCAGGGTcctgtataaaatatttaacagttcCCCCTGAGGAACAACTCAAAGAGGGTTCTTAAGGGTTTTAGATTTAACTTTTCTCCTTaagattgtatatatatatatatatatatatatatatatatatatatatatatatatatatatatatatatatatatatatatagccaaaCCCACTAGGTTTGCTGAGGAGTGAAATTCCCAAACTTACTGTACTGTGCAAACATCTTAGacaccctaatttttttttaagactttgttatcgatttttattttatgacttctacattattgattcagtacaaaaacattttagatttccaaacattaattttccagcacacattaaatgtaacagaaaaatgtttgtatgtcagtaaagaaagcagcagattacataagagacacttttcagacaaaaaaaaacataatgaaggctgctgggtttcgctgcaaaaataagaagcaagtcgacagtcaaagtctccagaagaactgtggctgcttctgcaagatgctcagtaacacttacagctcatttccttataaaactgcacacaatgtacctgagactactaatgtttttttttttttttaaagcaaagggtcattacaccaaatattgactttgtttcatttattactgtttactgctctttatagtattttttaatgtagaaacatttaatttcattatttataaaagGCATCTCTACAGCCTTTCTTTGCATctgactaagacttttgcacagtactgtgtatcctataatatttgaatagttggattatgctTATAAGATAAATCTGTATTAAGggggtccatggaatttattttactatttaacaGTTAAAAGTGTCCCTGGCTAAGAAGTGTGAGAACTTCTGACACTGGAAGCCTATAGGTTTTATCATAGTGGGTATATGAGGATCTGAGAAATGGTGAACCTGCATTGAAGATATCTCGTGTTTATGTTTCAGATGACCTTCATTACTACCTGTTGGctaatcaaaaactgaaatcattCTCTGCATCATGTCACTGTTGACGCACGTGTTGGCTTGCCTCTTTGGCATTGGGTCATGGGTTGCCATCAATGGGATGTGGGTTGAGCTCCCACTGATTGTACCGAAGATCCCTGAAGGTTGGTACCTGCCCTCCTACCTCACTGTAATCATCCAGTTGGCAAACATTGGACCGCTGTTCATCACACTTATGCACCGCTTCAGGCCAGGAGCCCTGGATGAGCGGCCAGTCATCTACACCATTGTAGGATTGGGTGTCCTGGCCACTTTCCTACTGGCCTTCCTCTGGAAGCACACACTATTTGTGGGAAATGCTGTACACAGTGTAGCTCTGCTGTCTCTCAGTTTCCTACTGTCAGTGGTGGACTGCACCTCCTCTGTCACTTTCCTGCCTTTTATGATGAGGCTCCAGCCTCAGTACCTCACCACCTACTTCATTGGAGAGGGTCTGAGTGGCCTGATTCCAGCTCTGGTGGCTCTGATTCAGGGTGTTGGGGTGGTTCAATGCAAAAATGCTACAGCTAATGCAAATTTTAGCATGGTCAACTACACCGGGGGCACCAGTGGTGAACTGGAAGCACACTACCAGCCAGCTAACTTCTCTGTCCAGATCTTCTTCCTGTTCCTCAGCACCATGATGGCAGTGTGCCTGGGTGCTTTCGTGATGCTCAACTACCATCCTTCAGTAGTACAAGAACATAAATGTGAGAAGTATCTTGATGATACAAAGCACCAAGAGAAGGCTGACATTAGCCTCACCCTGCAGAACCATCCTGCAGAACAGACACCCATGCTGGAACATCCAGAAGGTCCAGCAAATGAACCTCGCAGCACCTTTGGGAAAGGCACCTACAGCAGAGCAGAGGTGGTCTTCATTTTTGTTGTTCTGGCTTGGGTTAATGCATTAACCAATGCAGTTCTCCCTTCAGTACAATCCTACTCCTGCCTGCCATATGGTAATCAGGCCTATCACTTGGCGACTACTATGGCTGCAGTGGCTAACCCTGTGGCCTGCTTTATCGCCATGTTTTTCCCAATCAGGTAAGACACGGACAGATAAAATAAACGAATGCAAGGCTTTAATGTATATTCTGACTTACCTCATCCTCAACTGCAGGTCTCTGATGCTGATGGGGGTTTTAACAGTCACTGGTACAGGATTTGGGGCCTACATCATGGGCATGGCAGCACTGAGTCCCTGTCCTCTATTGGTTCATCATGAATTAGGAGCTGCACTCATGGTGAGGCTTCTACCAGTTACATGTCTCTCAACTCCGATTGTGATACTATCACATACCAACAGACAGAATATAAAAATCATAAGGAGCTGTACAAACTCAGTGACTTGCACGTCTCTACTAACTATAAGCTAACTTTCAATCATGTGACTTACACttaatttttattgtatttaactAGTTACATATGGAtttgtgtgttgtttatgtgtttaGCGCCCCTTATTAGCACCACTCTCCCCGATGTCATGAACTaataccaagaaaaaaaaatattgtaaattattCTCACCCTAATGAGTTAATTAGATCTTGTGTtgcaaaaaatttaaaaacaaaagaaattttcTATAACCTGCTAAGAAATATAGCTTAGAATGTCTTCAGTCTTGCACTTTAAACTACaattaataaagattttttcttGCATAGCTATTTTTTGTGTGAAGTACCCCTGACCGCAAAAATGTATTTGGTTAACTCCTGTTGGATGGCTGGTGTTTGGATAAAATTTCTAACACAGCTCAAAAGTTAGTCATCATTTTCAGTGTTcatttctggggaaaaaaatcaaagagaGTCATGTAAAGAAAAAGGAAACGTGTAGCTGCAGAAACTGAGTGCAAAGCTAGTTAacttagctaatattagtgataaacaaaataatcattattatatgGTTATGGTATATTTTGATATGTTTGGCTTCAGTTATATAAATTGCTGAGCATATGATGCTGCAAATCAAGACTCCAGAACTGAAACCCCatgaggttattataacagcaaagggggaactaaatctggaatgggattttcagcaaggacatatgggtgcgatggtcacgtatccacatactttttcgTGTGTTGTGCTTTAACGTGtttggacagtgagtgtgttttatatttaccCCTTCCCCTCTCTGTTATGATACAGGTGATAACTTGGGTGATATTTGTCCTCACTCTGTCCTACGTGAAGGTGATTATTGGGGTGATCCTGCGAGATGAAGGACACAGCGCTCTCGTGTGGTGTGGTGCTGTAGTACAACTCGGTTCCATGTTAGGGGCCATGTCAATGTTTCCTTTAGTCAGTGTGTATGGACTCTTCAAATCAGGCCATCCATGTAACACTAAGTGCCCTAAATGAAACAAGCTTAATTAAATGATAGCAAATGTAATGCCTAGATATGTTACATACATACTGTTACATTACATTCCCTGTGTAtttcaagaaaaacaaacaaaggacAGAGGACCAGTTGTGAATACACTGTAGCCTAAGACAATATTTTTACTCGTTCAAAAACTCTACTGAAATGTTAAACAAGAAATAATTTGTTCTCTTTTCTCACATACTTGCACTATGTTACGTAACCtttaagtgcactacattagtTACACTAGCTATAATGTTACAGACcaatataaagatatatttgtctgtcatatttaatgttaatttaacTGATGCTTACTGAAAAGTGCCTTCCTAGTATTCTATTTAAAACCGGTGttcattttttgcatgttttaaatggtttactatgtttttttaagttgtaatgctttaataaaaaattgctggtcaagttaaatattaaatattaaatattaatgtgttttttgttgttgttatttttaagaGTACTTCAGATATAGGCTACTTTTTTAGACTGTGATTATTCAACTTGATTGCCTAAGCAGAAAGAATGAACCATAATGAACCATTAgcttatatatatttcaaaggTACgtcagtggtccttaaggtccatGTACCTTAATTATTAGTatgtacctttaaaataaatgaaggtaCATGGTATATATTCATGTTCCCTTTAATGCATATTACAGGTACAATGATACCACCCCAACAACAAGGAAAGATTGTTAGCTTTATTTCATTTCCTCTATTTCCATACAGCGGAAAAAGTGGCCAAAAAACAGAGTGTGAAAGAGTGTAAACTGCTTTTAACTAGATAGGCAAGCAAGTTCAACTAGAATATGAACTAGATGAACGTTTTAGTCGATTGTAAGTCGATTATTAGTCGGTTTTTGGGGAggtgtatacagtacataacaCGGACTGTAGTTACACGCCACTACCGTTAGATGGCAGTAAACCTCTCTGCTGGTAAGTTAACAACAACTACAGAAAAACTAACACTTTCACGAAAACCGGTAATAAATCGCTGTTTTAAAGAAATGGAGGCATCGAAAAAACGAGATGTTGTCTTTCTTGAGTTGAGAGAGAGGTTACAGAGCGGCTTGTTAATTATACGGCAAgtttatgtttgttttcattgttcATTTTCACTGCTTATAATAATTAGCCAGCTGACTGTTAGCACTGTTGCTAATACTGTAGTACTGCACGTTGCTGGAGTTTTGGAGGATTAATATGTATGTGAATTAACATGgagcagttttgttttgttttgttttgcccAGTAATTAGCTCAGTTAAGTAGTCTGCCAAGCTACACTTTCTTAAGTTACTCAAGCACAGGTTTGGTTTAGACTGTAGACTGATAAGACTTAAGACTGTAGACTTTCTGGTTACAGAGTTGCCAGGTCAGAACTAAAATCCCCCCTAAAAGCCAGTCCAGTAataactccatattaatgcccatggtttttgGAAAGGCGTTTTCAAGAAGCAcacagagaggtgtgtgtgtgtgtgtgtgtgtgtgtgtgtgtgtgtgtgtgtgtgtgtgtgtgtgtgtgtgtgtgtgtgtgtgtgtgtgtgtgtgtgtgtgtgtgtgtaatggtcaagtgtccacatgcttttggccatGTTGTGTATATTTCCTTGGGCTTATTTCTACTGGTTATTTT contains:
- the zgc:91890 gene encoding solute carrier family 52, riboflavin transporter, member 3-B, translating into MSLLTHVLACLFGIGSWVAINGMWVELPLIVPKIPEGWYLPSYLTVIIQLANIGPLFITLMHRFRPGALDERPVIYTIVGLGVLATFLLAFLWKHTLFVGNAVHSVALLSLSFLLSVVDCTSSVTFLPFMMRLQPQYLTTYFIGEGLSGLIPALVALIQGVGVVQCKNATANANFSMVNYTGGTSGELEAHYQPANFSVQIFFLFLSTMMAVCLGAFVMLNYHPSVVQEHKCEKYLDDTKHQEKADISLTLQNHPAEQTPMLEHPEGPANEPRSTFGKGTYSRAEVVFIFVVLAWVNALTNAVLPSVQSYSCLPYGNQAYHLATTMAAVANPVACFIAMFFPIRSLMLMGVLTVTGTGFGAYIMGMAALSPCPLLVHHELGAALMVITWVIFVLTLSYVKVIIGVILRDEGHSALVWCGAVVQLGSMLGAMSMFPLVSVYGLFKSGHPCNTKCPK